Sequence from the Romeriopsis navalis LEGE 11480 genome:
TGTTTCTGCCATTGACTTTCGGGATTATTTCCACCTTTGTTTTTTCGTACCTGTCGATCGCTTGGTTACTGAAATTTTTACAGAAGCAGAGTAGCTGGGTCTTTGTCTGGTACCGCTTGGCCTTTGGTGCCGCGTTACTTGCCTTAACATTCGGTGGACTGTTTACGGGGTAGGAAATCCTCTAAGACAAAACCGCCAAAGAAGATACAGGAAATGCTAGTCTCTAATAAACGCTGTGTTAATTATTAGAATCTGCTCGATTCGGAGTGGGAGGAATAAATCCATGAAGCGCTTGTTTAGTTGGCTGTCGGCCCTGAGCTTAATGATTGGTTGTTTGGGCTGGTTTGGTACACAAACTGCGATGGCCGCTCCTGCGGGCCTGCAATTTGAGTCTTTGGCGGCACCGATGATTTTGGCCAATGCGGGTGGAGATCAATCGGCTTTGCGGAACAAAGTCTCCGATAAAATGACCACTTCCTATGGTCAGAAGTTGGATTTGAATAACACAAACATGAACTTGT
This genomic interval carries:
- the psbU gene encoding photosystem II complex extrinsic protein PsbU — its product is MKRLFSWLSALSLMIGCLGWFGTQTAMAAPAGLQFESLAAPMILANAGGDQSALRNKVSDKMTTSYGQKLDLNNTNMNLFRDIQGMYPTLASMIIKNAPFNSVEEVLQMPGLNEKQLAVLQANLDNFTVTEVEEALVSGDDRINNGIYR